From one Streptomyces chromofuscus genomic stretch:
- a CDS encoding MOSC domain-containing protein: protein MRLLSVNLGRAKAVPYTDHPDGVTGIDKRPVDEPVRVAAPGPKGVGASGLAGDAVCSTRHHGGDDQAVYAMAREDLDAWERELGRPLANGSFGENLTTSGLDVSGALIGERWRVGREVLLEITSPRIPCRTFQGHLGEPKWVKRFTERARPGAYLRVLEPGLIRAGDPVEIVHRPDHEVTVALTFLAGTTQRALLPRLLEAGAALHPELLGRARTYTAPQQA, encoded by the coding sequence ATGAGGCTTCTCTCTGTGAATCTCGGCCGGGCGAAGGCCGTTCCGTACACGGACCACCCCGACGGCGTGACCGGGATCGACAAGCGCCCGGTCGACGAGCCCGTACGGGTCGCGGCGCCCGGTCCCAAGGGCGTCGGGGCGAGCGGGCTGGCCGGGGACGCGGTGTGCAGCACACGGCACCACGGCGGAGACGACCAGGCCGTGTACGCGATGGCGCGCGAGGACCTCGACGCGTGGGAGCGCGAGCTGGGGCGCCCGCTGGCCAACGGCTCCTTCGGCGAGAACCTCACGACGTCGGGCCTCGACGTCTCCGGCGCGCTGATCGGCGAGCGCTGGCGGGTCGGACGCGAGGTGCTGCTGGAGATCACCTCTCCCCGGATCCCCTGCCGCACCTTCCAGGGCCATCTGGGTGAACCGAAGTGGGTCAAGCGCTTCACGGAACGGGCCAGGCCCGGGGCGTACCTGCGCGTGCTGGAGCCCGGGCTGATCCGTGCGGGGGACCCGGTCGAGATCGTGCACCGGCCGGACCACGAGGTGACCGTCGCGCTCACCTTCCTCGCGGGGACGACCCAGCGCGCGCTGCTGCCCCGGCTGCTGGAGGCGGGCGCGGCCCTGCACCCGGAATTGCTGGGGAGGGCGCGCACGTACACGGCGCCGCAGCAGGCCTGA
- a CDS encoding LysR family transcriptional regulator has translation MIEARHLRVLRAVATTGSFSAAGRELGCTQPAVSQQMKALETSVGTPLLVRTGREMRLTQAGEALVRHASGILAGLTAAEEEVAAIAGLRAGRVRLVSFPSGSSTLVPTALAALRAAHPGTRVSLEEAEPPESVDKLRAGDCDVALAFRYEGAPGAEEWDDLVVRPLLTDRLVGLVPERHPLARSGSVAIGELADEPWIAGCPRCRGQLIEVCAGAGFTPRIDFATDDYPAVVGLVGAGLGVAVLPQLAIESVRPRGARAVTLEPSVRREIVALTLPDLAQVPAVRATLDQLARAAAR, from the coding sequence GTGATCGAGGCCCGTCATCTGCGCGTTCTGCGCGCCGTCGCCACCACCGGCTCCTTCTCCGCCGCGGGACGCGAGCTCGGCTGCACCCAGCCCGCCGTCAGCCAGCAGATGAAGGCGCTGGAGACGTCCGTGGGGACGCCCCTGCTGGTGCGCACGGGCCGCGAGATGCGGCTGACGCAGGCCGGCGAGGCGCTCGTCCGGCACGCCTCGGGCATCCTCGCCGGCCTCACCGCGGCCGAGGAGGAGGTCGCCGCGATCGCCGGGCTGCGTGCCGGGCGGGTCCGGCTGGTGTCCTTCCCCAGCGGCAGCTCCACCCTCGTCCCGACCGCCCTCGCCGCCCTGCGCGCCGCGCACCCCGGCACGCGGGTCTCGCTGGAGGAGGCCGAGCCGCCCGAGTCCGTCGACAAGCTGCGGGCCGGCGACTGCGACGTCGCGCTCGCCTTCCGCTACGAGGGCGCGCCCGGCGCGGAGGAGTGGGACGACCTCGTCGTCCGGCCGCTGCTGACCGACCGCCTCGTGGGGCTGGTGCCCGAACGGCACCCGCTCGCGCGGTCCGGGTCCGTCGCCATCGGCGAACTCGCCGACGAGCCGTGGATCGCGGGCTGCCCGCGCTGTCGCGGCCAGTTGATCGAGGTTTGCGCGGGGGCCGGTTTCACGCCGCGCATCGACTTCGCCACCGACGACTATCCGGCGGTGGTCGGCCTGGTGGGCGCGGGCCTCGGGGTGGCGGTGCTGCCGCAGCTGGCGATCGAGTCGGTACGGCCACGGGGGGCGCGGGCGGTGACGCTGGAGCCGTCGGTGCGGCGGGAGATCGTCGCGCTGACGCTGCCCGACCTGGCGCAGGTGCCGGCGGTGCGCGCGACGCTGGATCAGCTGGCGCGGGCGGCGGCCCGGTAG
- a CDS encoding serine/threonine-protein kinase: MSEAERAGTSRQDTRQDKSERLLAGRYRLGDVLGRGGMGTVWRAEDETLGRTVAVKELRFPSNIDEDEKRRLITRTLREAKAIARIRNTSAVTVFDVVDEDDRPWIVMELVEGKSLAEVIREDGTLQPRRAAEVGLAVLDVLRSAHREGILHRDVKPSNVLIADDGRVVLTDFGIAQVEGDPSITSTGMLVGAPSYISPERARGHKPGPAADLWSLGGLLYAAVEGVPPYDKGSAIATLTAVMTESLEEPKNAGPLRDVIHGLLTKDPEKRLDDAGARAMLKAVINAPDPKTAEPADATKVVPLPPQPDGPASSGSAKGGEGREGADRLRGALRSARKAAVATGTAAGARTASGGTGGSNATAGRTTAVAASDSGAQSSGGSSGGRSSGWPVMTPPDLPPRPVPRAPLTDVVPRRTLVVIAVVVALAVLGVVLAVVLNSGDGSDRSGGGGDKSVAGPSRSADTKSDDEGAHTDGAGTASASAGSTPGEKTPGASGGAAAGDGDEDSEGSSDSGGSSDGTATETTYKGGQGYAIGLPKGWKYGSSDAAGDRFTGPDGQKLLIAWTSTPKDDPVQDWKNQERYMTRSRYDRIRIEAVDYRGWNTADWEFTYVDGGTKYRTIDRGFVVNDHQGYALMYTAKAATWDGALRGTTWRTLTASFEPKA; the protein is encoded by the coding sequence ATGTCGGAGGCGGAGCGGGCGGGGACATCCCGTCAGGACACTCGTCAGGACAAGAGCGAGCGTCTTCTCGCCGGGCGGTACCGGCTGGGAGACGTGCTCGGCCGCGGCGGCATGGGCACGGTGTGGCGCGCCGAGGACGAGACCCTCGGCCGCACGGTCGCCGTCAAGGAACTGCGGTTCCCGTCCAACATCGACGAGGACGAGAAACGCCGGCTCATCACGCGCACCCTGCGCGAGGCCAAGGCCATCGCGCGGATCCGCAACACCAGCGCGGTGACGGTGTTCGACGTGGTCGACGAGGACGACCGGCCGTGGATCGTGATGGAACTCGTCGAGGGCAAGTCCCTGGCCGAGGTCATCCGTGAGGACGGCACGCTCCAGCCCCGGCGCGCCGCCGAGGTCGGCCTCGCCGTCCTCGACGTGCTGCGCTCCGCGCACCGCGAGGGCATCCTGCACCGCGACGTGAAGCCGTCCAACGTGCTGATCGCCGACGACGGCCGGGTCGTGCTCACCGACTTCGGCATCGCCCAGGTCGAGGGCGACCCGTCCATCACCTCCACCGGCATGCTCGTCGGCGCGCCCTCCTACATCTCCCCGGAGCGGGCCCGCGGCCACAAGCCCGGGCCGGCGGCCGACCTGTGGTCGCTCGGCGGTCTGCTGTACGCGGCGGTCGAGGGCGTCCCGCCGTACGACAAGGGCTCCGCGATCGCCACCCTCACCGCGGTGATGACCGAGTCGCTGGAGGAGCCGAAGAACGCGGGACCGCTCAGGGACGTCATCCACGGGCTGCTCACCAAGGACCCCGAGAAGCGTCTCGACGACGCCGGTGCGCGGGCCATGCTCAAGGCCGTGATCAACGCGCCCGACCCGAAGACGGCCGAGCCGGCGGACGCGACCAAGGTCGTACCGCTGCCCCCGCAGCCGGACGGGCCCGCGAGCAGCGGGAGTGCGAAGGGTGGCGAGGGCCGGGAAGGCGCCGACCGGCTGCGCGGGGCGCTGCGGTCGGCGCGCAAGGCCGCGGTCGCGACCGGCACGGCGGCGGGCGCCCGCACGGCCTCCGGCGGCACGGGCGGTTCGAACGCCACCGCGGGGCGCACGACCGCTGTGGCGGCGTCGGACTCCGGCGCGCAGTCCTCGGGCGGGTCGTCGGGCGGCCGGAGTTCCGGGTGGCCCGTGATGACGCCGCCGGACCTCCCCCCGCGGCCGGTGCCGAGGGCGCCGCTCACCGACGTGGTGCCGCGGCGGACGCTGGTGGTCATCGCCGTGGTCGTGGCGCTCGCCGTGCTGGGCGTCGTGCTGGCCGTGGTGCTCAACTCCGGTGACGGATCCGACCGGTCCGGTGGCGGGGGCGACAAGTCGGTCGCCGGTCCGAGCAGGAGCGCCGACACCAAGTCGGACGACGAGGGCGCCCACACGGACGGCGCGGGGACCGCGTCGGCCTCGGCGGGCTCCACCCCGGGCGAGAAGACCCCCGGCGCGAGCGGCGGGGCGGCGGCCGGTGACGGCGACGAGGACTCGGAAGGCTCCTCGGACTCCGGCGGTTCCTCGGACGGCACGGCCACGGAGACGACGTACAAGGGCGGCCAGGGGTACGCCATCGGACTGCCCAAGGGCTGGAAGTACGGGTCGTCGGACGCGGCCGGCGACCGGTTCACCGGGCCCGACGGGCAGAAGCTGCTGATCGCCTGGACCTCCACGCCCAAGGACGACCCCGTCCAGGACTGGAAGAACCAGGAGCGCTACATGACGCGCTCGCGGTACGACCGGATCCGCATAGAGGCGGTGGACTACCGCGGCTGGAACACGGCCGACTGGGAATTCACCTATGTCGACGGCGGTACGAAGTACCGCACGATCGACCGGGGGTTCGTCGTCAACGACCATCAGGGCTACGCGTTGATGTACACGGCGAAGGCCGCGACGTGGGACGGGGCGCTGCGCGGGACCACCTGGCGGACGCTGACCGCGAGCTTCGAACCGAAGGCGTGA
- a CDS encoding WhiB family transcriptional regulator, protein MADFSRLPGPNADLWDWQLLAACRGVDSSLFFHPEGERGAARSARENSAKEVCMRCPVRAQCAAHALAVREPYGVWGGLTEDEREELMGRARHRLVPASASGANSASNS, encoded by the coding sequence ATGGCAGATTTCTCCCGCCTTCCCGGACCGAACGCGGACCTGTGGGACTGGCAGCTCCTGGCTGCCTGTCGCGGCGTGGACAGCTCGCTCTTCTTCCATCCGGAGGGCGAGCGCGGGGCGGCTCGGAGTGCTCGCGAGAACTCGGCCAAAGAGGTCTGCATGAGGTGCCCGGTCCGCGCGCAGTGCGCGGCACACGCGCTGGCGGTGCGTGAACCGTACGGCGTGTGGGGCGGGTTGACCGAGGACGAGCGCGAGGAACTCATGGGACGGGCGCGCCACCGGCTGGTGCCGGCGTCGGCGTCCGGCGCAAACTCCGCCTCCAACAGCTGA
- a CDS encoding GuaB3 family IMP dehydrogenase-related protein, which yields MTEIEIGRGKRGRRAYAFDDIAVVPSRRTRDPKEVSIAWQIDAYRFELPFLAAPMDSVVSPATAIRIGELGGLGVLNLEGLWTRYEDPQPLLDEIVGLPVEAATRRLQEIYAAPIKEALIGQRIKEVRDSGVVTAAALSPQRTAQFSKAVVDAGVDIFVIRGTTVSAEHVSSSHEPLNLKQFIYELDVPVIVGGCATYTAALHLMRTGAAGVLVGFGGGAAHTTRNVLGIQVPMATAVADVAAARRDYMDESGGRYVHVIADGGVGWSGDLPKAIACGADAVMMGSPLARATDGPGKGHHWGMEAVNEELPRGKKVDLGTVGTLEEILTGPSHTPDGSMNMFGALRRAMATTGYSELKEFQRVEVTVADSQHRR from the coding sequence GTGACTGAGATCGAGATCGGGCGCGGCAAGCGCGGCCGCCGGGCGTACGCCTTCGACGACATCGCCGTCGTGCCCAGCCGCCGTACGCGGGACCCGAAGGAGGTCTCGATCGCCTGGCAGATCGACGCCTACCGCTTCGAGCTGCCGTTCCTGGCCGCCCCCATGGACTCGGTCGTCTCGCCGGCCACGGCCATCCGCATCGGCGAGCTCGGCGGCCTGGGCGTGCTGAACCTCGAAGGCCTGTGGACGCGGTACGAGGACCCGCAGCCGCTGCTCGACGAGATCGTCGGCCTGCCGGTCGAGGCCGCGACCCGCCGCCTCCAGGAGATCTACGCCGCGCCGATCAAGGAGGCGCTGATCGGGCAGCGCATCAAGGAGGTGCGCGACTCCGGCGTGGTCACCGCGGCCGCGCTCTCCCCGCAGCGCACGGCGCAGTTCTCCAAGGCCGTGGTGGACGCGGGCGTGGACATCTTCGTCATCCGCGGTACGACGGTCTCCGCGGAGCACGTGTCGTCCTCGCACGAGCCGCTGAACCTGAAGCAGTTCATCTACGAGCTCGACGTCCCGGTGATCGTCGGCGGCTGCGCCACCTACACGGCCGCCCTGCACCTGATGCGCACGGGCGCGGCCGGTGTCCTGGTCGGCTTCGGCGGCGGCGCCGCGCACACCACGCGCAACGTGCTCGGCATCCAGGTGCCGATGGCCACGGCGGTCGCCGACGTGGCGGCGGCGCGCCGGGACTACATGGACGAGTCCGGCGGCCGGTACGTGCACGTGATCGCGGACGGCGGGGTCGGCTGGTCCGGTGACCTGCCCAAGGCGATCGCCTGCGGCGCCGACGCGGTGATGATGGGCTCCCCGCTCGCGCGCGCGACGGACGGCCCGGGCAAGGGCCACCACTGGGGCATGGAGGCCGTCAACGAGGAGCTGCCGCGCGGCAAGAAGGTCGACCTCGGCACGGTCGGCACCCTCGAGGAGATCCTCACCGGCCCGTCCCACACGCCGGACGGCTCGATGAACATGTTCGGGGCCCTGCGCCGTGCCATGGCCACGACCGGCTACAGCGAGCTGAAGGAGTTCCAGCGGGTCGAGGTGACGGTGGCGGACTCGCAGCACCGCCGGTAG
- a CDS encoding sigma-70 family RNA polymerase sigma factor, producing MRDDETATPHGAIGALVHRAVDGDEQATHDLLAHVHPLALRYCRTRLSRLPGDARHFVEDLAQEVCVAVLLALPRYRDTGRPFEAFVFAIAAHKVADLQRAAMRHPGSTAVPSDEMPERPDDSLGPEERALLSSDAEWAKKLLANLPENQRELLLLRIAVGLTAEETGQMLGMSPGAVRVAQHRALSRLRALAEQ from the coding sequence ATGCGTGACGACGAGACGGCCACCCCCCACGGGGCGATCGGTGCGCTCGTCCACCGCGCGGTCGACGGGGACGAGCAGGCCACGCACGATCTGCTCGCCCACGTACACCCACTGGCGCTGCGCTACTGCCGCACCCGGCTGTCCCGCCTTCCGGGGGACGCGCGCCACTTCGTGGAGGACCTGGCCCAGGAGGTCTGCGTCGCCGTCCTGCTCGCGCTGCCGCGCTACAGGGACACCGGGCGCCCCTTCGAGGCCTTCGTCTTCGCCATCGCCGCGCACAAGGTCGCCGATCTGCAGCGGGCGGCCATGCGGCACCCCGGCTCGACGGCGGTCCCGTCCGACGAGATGCCCGAGCGGCCGGACGACTCGCTCGGCCCCGAGGAGCGGGCGCTGCTCAGCAGTGACGCCGAGTGGGCCAAGAAACTGCTGGCCAACCTGCCCGAGAACCAGCGCGAGCTGCTCCTGCTGCGCATCGCGGTGGGCCTCACGGCGGAGGAGACCGGTCAGATGTTGGGAATGTCACCAGGAGCGGTACGGGTGGCTCAGCACCGTGCGCTGAGCAGGCTGCGGGCGCTGGCCGAACAGTAG
- a CDS encoding nucleotide sugar dehydrogenase: MPADLAVIGLGPLGLPLAQAAVAAGVPTVGYKTGPEPGSLSPAELRRMLSGGFRHAAGPSELGRVRTAVICAPTPRSADGGVDLSQVEAAARTLAARLRPHTTVILESPVYPGTTEEWLRPLLEEGSRLRAGRDFHLAYSPSRVDPGNRDFTPANTPKVIGGLTPACTESAAAFYGRLTDKVVRARGPREAETVQLLETNYRHVNIALVNEMAVLCHDLGVDLWDVIRCAETKPFGFQAFRPGPGVGGHAVPQDLTGRAGRGLRMVELAQQVNSRMPRYVVQRAATLLNEHGKSARGARVLLLGVTYKADLADQQATPAREIAIRLVELGAAVSYHDPHIPSWSILDRPVPRADSLYEAAAEADLTILLQNHRTYDLQGLSVKAQLLLDTRGTTPTGAAHRL; the protein is encoded by the coding sequence ATGCCCGCAGATCTCGCCGTCATCGGACTCGGCCCGCTCGGCCTGCCGCTGGCGCAGGCCGCCGTGGCCGCCGGTGTCCCCACCGTCGGCTACAAGACCGGTCCCGAACCCGGCTCGCTCAGCCCCGCGGAACTGCGCCGGATGCTCTCGGGGGGCTTCCGGCACGCCGCGGGCCCGAGTGAGCTCGGGCGGGTGCGCACCGCGGTCATCTGCGCCCCGACCCCCAGGAGCGCGGACGGCGGAGTGGACCTGAGCCAGGTGGAGGCGGCCGCCCGCACCCTGGCCGCACGGCTGCGCCCGCACACCACGGTCATCCTGGAGTCGCCCGTGTACCCGGGCACGACCGAGGAATGGCTCCGCCCGCTGCTCGAGGAGGGCTCCCGGCTGCGCGCGGGCCGCGACTTCCACCTCGCCTACTCACCCAGCCGCGTCGACCCCGGCAACCGCGACTTCACCCCCGCCAACACCCCCAAGGTGATCGGCGGCCTCACCCCCGCCTGCACCGAGTCGGCCGCCGCCTTCTACGGGCGCCTCACCGACAAGGTGGTCCGCGCGCGCGGCCCCCGCGAGGCCGAGACCGTACAGCTCCTGGAGACCAACTACCGGCACGTCAACATCGCCCTCGTCAACGAAATGGCCGTCCTGTGCCACGACTTGGGCGTCGACCTGTGGGACGTCATCCGCTGCGCGGAGACCAAGCCGTTCGGCTTCCAGGCCTTCCGCCCCGGCCCCGGCGTCGGCGGCCACGCCGTCCCGCAGGACCTCACCGGCCGCGCGGGCCGCGGCCTGCGCATGGTGGAACTGGCCCAGCAGGTCAACAGCCGGATGCCCCGGTACGTCGTCCAGCGCGCCGCCACCCTCCTCAACGAGCACGGCAAGTCGGCCCGCGGCGCGCGCGTGCTCCTGCTCGGCGTCACCTACAAGGCCGACCTCGCCGACCAGCAGGCAACCCCCGCGCGGGAGATCGCGATCCGCCTGGTGGAACTCGGCGCCGCCGTCAGCTACCACGACCCGCACATCCCGTCCTGGAGCATCCTCGACCGCCCGGTCCCGCGCGCCGACTCCCTCTACGAGGCGGCGGCCGAGGCCGACCTCACGATCCTGCTCCAGAACCACCGCACCTACGACCTGCAGGGCCTGTCGGTGAAGGCGCAGCTCCTGCTCGACACCCGGGGCACGACTCCGACCGGCGCGGCACACCGGCTCTGA
- a CDS encoding response regulator transcription factor produces MTSVLVCDDSPLAREALRRAVATVPGVERVTTAANGEEVLRRWGADRSDLILMDVRMPGLGGVETVRRLLSADPGARIIMLTVAEDLDGVALAVAAGARGYLHKDASRAELRATVTQALADPTWRLAPRRLRSAEMGAAPTLTAREIQVLEGMSHGRSNAEIGRELFLSEDTVKTHARRLFKKLGASDRAHAVALGFRWGLVR; encoded by the coding sequence ATGACTTCCGTCCTCGTCTGCGACGACTCCCCGCTTGCCCGAGAGGCGCTCCGCCGCGCGGTCGCGACCGTGCCCGGCGTCGAGCGTGTGACGACGGCGGCCAACGGCGAGGAAGTCCTCCGCCGCTGGGGTGCCGACCGCTCGGACCTCATCCTGATGGACGTACGCATGCCCGGACTGGGCGGCGTCGAGACGGTGCGGCGGCTGCTGTCCGCCGACCCCGGTGCGCGCATCATCATGCTCACCGTCGCGGAGGACCTGGACGGCGTGGCCCTCGCGGTCGCCGCCGGGGCCCGGGGGTACCTGCACAAGGACGCCTCCCGCGCGGAGCTGCGTGCCACGGTCACGCAGGCGCTCGCCGACCCGACCTGGCGGCTCGCCCCGCGCCGGCTGCGCTCCGCCGAGATGGGAGCCGCGCCGACCCTCACCGCGCGTGAGATCCAGGTGCTCGAAGGCATGAGCCACGGCCGTTCCAACGCCGAGATCGGCCGCGAGCTGTTCCTCTCCGAGGACACGGTCAAGACCCACGCCCGCCGCCTGTTCAAGAAGCTCGGCGCCTCGGACCGGGCGCACGCGGTGGCGCTCGGCTTCCGCTGGGGCCTGGTGCGCTGA
- the guaB gene encoding IMP dehydrogenase, translated as MTANVDGVPAKFATLGLTYDDVLLLPGASEVLPNAVDTSSRISRNVRVNIPLLSAAMDKVTESRMAIAMARQGGVGVLHRNLSVEDQANQVDLVKRSESGMVTDPITVHPEATLAEADALCAKFRISGVPVTDGNKKLLGIVTNRDMAFETDRSRRVREVMTPMPLVTGKVGISGVDAMELLRRHKIEKLPLVDDAGILKGLITVKDFVKAEQYPRAAKDAEGRLIVGAAVGASPEALERAQALAEAGVDFLVVDTSHGHNSNALSWMSKIKSSVHVDVIGGNVATRDGAQALIDAGVDGIKVGVGPGSICTTRVVAGIGVPQVTAIYEASLAARPAGIPLIGDGGLQYSGDIGKALAAGADTVMLGSLLAGCEESPGELQFINGKQFKSYRGMGSLGAMQSRGQAKSYSKDRYFQADVGSDDKLVPEGVEGQVPYRGPLANVLHQLVGGLRQTMGYVGAATIEEMESKGRFVRITSAGLKESHPHDIQMTVEAPNYSRK; from the coding sequence ATGACTGCCAACGTCGACGGAGTGCCCGCAAAGTTCGCGACCCTCGGGCTGACCTACGACGACGTGCTGCTGCTGCCGGGTGCATCGGAAGTGCTCCCCAACGCGGTCGACACTTCGTCCCGCATCTCCCGCAACGTCCGCGTGAACATCCCGCTGCTCTCGGCGGCGATGGACAAGGTCACCGAGTCGCGCATGGCGATCGCGATGGCCCGCCAGGGCGGCGTCGGCGTCCTGCACCGCAACCTGTCCGTCGAGGACCAGGCCAACCAGGTCGACCTGGTCAAGCGGTCCGAGTCCGGGATGGTCACCGACCCGATCACGGTGCACCCCGAGGCGACGCTGGCCGAGGCCGACGCCCTGTGCGCCAAGTTCCGCATCAGCGGTGTCCCGGTCACCGACGGCAACAAGAAGCTGCTCGGCATCGTGACCAACCGCGACATGGCCTTCGAGACCGACCGCTCCCGCCGGGTGCGCGAGGTCATGACGCCGATGCCGCTGGTCACCGGCAAGGTCGGCATCTCCGGCGTCGACGCCATGGAGCTGCTGCGCCGCCACAAGATCGAGAAGCTCCCGCTGGTGGACGACGCGGGCATCCTCAAGGGCCTCATCACGGTCAAGGACTTCGTCAAGGCCGAGCAGTACCCCCGGGCCGCCAAGGACGCCGAGGGCCGGCTGATCGTCGGCGCGGCCGTGGGCGCCAGTCCCGAGGCACTGGAGCGGGCCCAGGCGCTGGCCGAGGCCGGTGTGGACTTCCTGGTCGTCGACACCTCGCACGGCCACAACAGCAACGCCCTGAGCTGGATGTCGAAGATCAAGTCGAGCGTCCACGTCGACGTGATCGGCGGCAACGTCGCCACGCGTGACGGCGCCCAGGCGCTGATCGACGCCGGCGTCGACGGCATCAAGGTGGGCGTGGGCCCCGGCTCGATCTGCACCACCCGCGTGGTCGCCGGCATCGGTGTCCCGCAGGTCACCGCCATCTACGAGGCCTCCCTCGCGGCCCGCCCGGCCGGTATCCCGCTGATCGGCGACGGCGGCCTGCAGTACTCCGGCGACATCGGCAAGGCCCTCGCGGCCGGCGCCGACACCGTGATGCTGGGCAGCCTCCTCGCGGGCTGCGAGGAGTCGCCGGGCGAGCTGCAGTTCATCAACGGCAAGCAGTTCAAGTCCTACCGCGGCATGGGTTCGCTCGGTGCGATGCAGTCCCGCGGCCAGGCCAAGTCGTACTCCAAGGACCGCTACTTCCAGGCCGACGTCGGCTCCGACGACAAGCTCGTGCCCGAGGGTGTCGAGGGCCAGGTGCCCTACCGCGGCCCGCTGGCCAACGTGCTGCACCAGCTCGTCGGCGGTCTGCGCCAGACCATGGGGTACGTGGGCGCGGCGACCATCGAGGAGATGGAGTCCAAGGGCCGGTTCGTCCGGATCACGTCGGCGGGCCTGAAGGAGAGCCACCCGCACGACATCCAGATGACCGTCGAGGCGCCGAACTACAGCCGCAAGTGA
- a CDS encoding glycerol-3-phosphate dehydrogenase/oxidase, producing MRTGTLGPEQRAESLAAMAERELDVLVVGGGVVGAGTALDAVTRGLSTGLVEARDWASGTSSRSSKLIHGGLRYLEMLDFSLVREALKERGLLLERLAPHLVKPVPFLYPLQHKGWERLYAGSGVALYDAMSMARGHGRGLPPHRHLSRRHALRVAPALKKDALVGALQYYDAQMDDARFVATLVRTAVSYGAKAANRARVTAFLREGERVVGARVRDVEGGGEYEIHAKQIVNATGVWTDDTQAMVGERGQFHVRASKGIHLVVPKDRIHSTTGLILRTEKSVLFVIPWGRHWIIGTTDTDWDLDKAHPAASSADIDYLLEHVNSVLAVPLTRDDVEGVYAGLRPLLAGESEATSKLSREHTVAHPVPGLVVVAGGKYTTYRVMAKDAVDEAVHGLDLRVAECVTEDVPLLGAEGYRALWNARARIAARTGLHVVRVEHLLNRFGSLAEEVFELIGADSSLGEPLTGADDYLRAEVVYAASHEGARHLDDVLTRRTRISIETFDRGTRCAREAAELMAPVLGWDKDRIEREVRHYEKRVEAERESQRQPDDLTADAARLGAPDIVPL from the coding sequence GTGAGGACAGGGACACTGGGGCCGGAGCAGCGTGCCGAGTCGCTCGCGGCGATGGCCGAGCGGGAGCTGGACGTGCTGGTGGTGGGCGGCGGAGTGGTGGGCGCGGGCACCGCGCTGGACGCCGTGACCCGTGGCCTGTCGACGGGCCTGGTCGAGGCGCGCGACTGGGCGTCGGGCACGTCGAGCCGGTCCAGCAAGCTGATCCACGGCGGCCTGCGCTATCTGGAGATGCTCGACTTCTCCCTCGTCCGCGAGGCCCTCAAGGAGCGCGGCCTGCTGCTGGAGCGGCTGGCCCCGCACCTGGTGAAGCCGGTGCCCTTCCTCTACCCCTTGCAGCACAAGGGGTGGGAGCGGCTGTACGCCGGTTCGGGCGTCGCGCTCTACGACGCCATGTCGATGGCCCGCGGGCACGGGCGCGGCCTGCCGCCGCACCGGCACCTGAGCCGCCGTCACGCCCTGCGCGTGGCACCGGCCTTGAAGAAGGACGCGCTGGTCGGCGCGTTGCAGTACTACGACGCCCAGATGGACGACGCCCGGTTCGTCGCGACACTGGTGCGCACGGCGGTGTCGTACGGCGCGAAGGCGGCCAACCGCGCGCGGGTCACCGCTTTCCTGCGCGAGGGCGAGCGGGTGGTCGGGGCCCGGGTGCGGGACGTCGAAGGGGGCGGCGAGTACGAGATCCACGCCAAGCAGATAGTCAACGCGACCGGCGTGTGGACCGACGACACCCAGGCGATGGTGGGGGAACGGGGACAGTTCCACGTCCGGGCGTCCAAGGGCATCCACCTCGTCGTGCCCAAGGACCGCATCCACTCCACCACCGGACTGATCCTGCGCACCGAGAAGTCCGTGCTGTTCGTCATCCCCTGGGGCCGGCACTGGATCATCGGCACCACCGACACCGACTGGGACCTCGACAAGGCGCATCCCGCCGCGTCCAGCGCGGACATCGACTACCTGCTGGAGCACGTGAACTCGGTGCTCGCCGTGCCGTTGACGCGGGACGACGTCGAGGGCGTGTACGCCGGCCTGCGGCCGCTGCTCGCCGGCGAGTCGGAGGCCACCAGCAAGCTGTCCCGCGAGCACACCGTCGCGCACCCGGTGCCGGGTCTGGTCGTGGTGGCGGGCGGCAAGTACACGACGTACCGGGTGATGGCCAAGGACGCGGTCGACGAGGCCGTGCACGGGCTCGACCTGCGGGTCGCCGAGTGCGTCACCGAGGACGTGCCGCTGCTCGGCGCGGAGGGGTACCGGGCGCTGTGGAACGCCCGGGCGCGGATCGCCGCCCGCACCGGCCTCCACGTGGTGCGCGTGGAGCACCTGCTGAACCGGTTCGGGTCGTTGGCGGAGGAAGTGTTCGAACTCATCGGCGCGGATTCCTCGCTGGGCGAGCCGCTCACGGGCGCCGACGACTATCTGCGCGCCGAGGTCGTGTACGCCGCCTCGCACGAGGGCGCGCGCCACCTGGACGATGTGCTGACACGGCGCACCCGGATCTCCATAGAAACCTTCGACCGGGGTACCCGCTGTGCACGAGAGGCCGCCGAGTTGATGGCGCCGGTGCTCGGCTGGGACAAGGACCGGATCGAGCGGGAGGTGCGGCACTACGAGAAGAGGGTGGAGGCCGAGCGCGAGTCGCAGCGCCAGCCGGACGACCTGACGGCGGACGCGGCGAGGCTGGGGGCGCCCGACATCGTGCCTCTGTAG